The following are from one region of the Lytechinus variegatus isolate NC3 chromosome 4, Lvar_3.0, whole genome shotgun sequence genome:
- the LOC121414299 gene encoding 60S ribosomal protein L24-like, which translates to MKVELCNFSGLKIHPGHGRRYARIDGKVFNFINGKCKASFMMKRNPRRVNWTVLYRRKNKKGSQEEITKKRTRRTTKYQRAIGSASLADIMAKRNQKPEARKAQREQAIKAAKEKTKAKKALKKAAAPPKARAGTKGKAQQKVKSSAPRVGGKR; encoded by the exons ATGAA ggTCGAGCTGTGTAATTTCAGTGGGCTGAAAATCCACCCTGGCCATGGCCGTCGGTATGCCAGAATCGACGGAAAG GTCTTCAATTTTATCAATGGCAAGTGCAAGGCCTCCTTCATGATGAAGCGCAACCCACGTCGGGTGAACTGGACAGTGCTCTACCGTCGTAAGAACAAGAAGGGTTCCCAGGAAGAGATCACCAAGAAGAGGACACGTAGAACCACCAAGTATCAACGTGCCATTGGTAGCGCCTCTCTTGCTGACATCATGGCCAAGAGGAACCAGAAACCAGAGGCTAGGAAAGCCCAGCGTGAGCAAGCCATCAA ggcTGCCAAAGAAAAAACGAAGGCAAAGAAGGCCCTGAAGAAGGCTGCAGCTCCACCCAAG GCGAGAGCAGGCACAAAAGGCAAGGCACAACAGAAGGTAAAATCATCAGCACCACGTGTTGGCGGAAAGCGATGA